AACCATATCGCTTATAAATGCCCCCATGAAACAGAAAAAAAACATCGGCGCGATGTGGACTATCTCCTGGCTCGTCAGGAAACCGGCCATTATCAGCGTTATCTCCTCGGGAAGCGGAAACCCGCAGCCCGAAAGTATCAGGAGCAGAAAAACCCCTATGTACGCGAAGGACGAAAACAGCAGGATGAACTCGATCAGCAATCCCCCGCTCATCTGTATGACATCCTTTTTTCCCCTTCCCTTTTTCCCTTTTTCTTGAGGTATTGGCCGGTAAAAGACCGTCCGCAGGAAACAATATCCTCCGGCGTGCCCTGGAAAAGAAGACGGCCGCCGAAATCCCCGCCGCCCGGGCCGAGATCGATGACCCAGTCCGCCGTTTTTATCACATCCATGTTGTGTTCTATGACAACGACGGTGTTTCCCTTCGCTGTGAGGCCGTGCAGGACTCCGAGAAGCTTCTCGATGTCGGCGAAATGCAGTCCCGTCGTGGGCTCGTCCAGAAAGTAGAGAGTCCTGCCCGTGGCGGACTTGGCCAGCTCCCGCGAAAGTTTCACCCTCTGGGCTTCGCCGCCGGAAAGCGTGGTGGCGCTCTGTCCGAGCTTGAGGTAACCCAGCCCCACATCCTGGAGCATTTTCAGTTTGCTCATGATCTTTTTGTGGGCTGAGAAAAAATCCCCCGCCTGATTGACGCTCATCTCCAGCACATCGTGTATGTTCTGGCCCTTGAATGTCACTTCCAGCGTCTCGCCGCTGTAGCGGCGGCCTTCGCAGACATCGCATTTGACATAAACATCCGGCAGGAAATTCATTTCCACTTTTATGAGACCGTCGCCTCCACAGGCGCCGCAGCGCCCTGATTTCACGTTAAAACTGAACTGACCGGACTTGTACCCGCGTGATCTGGCAAGCGGCATCGCGGCGAAAAGAGCCCTTATCTCGTCCCATGCCTTTGTGTATGTCACTGGATTTGAGCGCGGCGTCCGGCCTATGGGCGACTGGTCTATAACAAGGGCCTTGTCTATTTTCTCAAAGCCTTCTATGCCGGTGTGGAGGCCTGGCTCCTCCCTGCCGCCGTAAAGTTTTTTCCTCAGCGCATTCATCAGTATATCCTCTATCAGCGTGGATTTGCCCGAGCCCGACACCCCGGTGACGCAGGTTAAAACCCCCATGGGTATATCAACATCTATTTTTTTGAGATTGAACTGAGAGGCTCCTTTTATCCTGATAAAACCTTTGTTCTGTTTTTTTATTTTTTTAACGGACAGAGGATTCCTGAGGTATTTTCCCGTCAGGGATTTTCCGCTTTTGAGCATCTGCGAAGGCGTTCCCTCAAACACGACCTCGCCGCCAAGCGCTCCCGCGCCGGGGCCGAGCTCTATTATCCAGTCGGCAGCGAGCATAACGGCCTCCTCATGCTCAACCACGCAGACGCTGTTGCCTGTCTCTTTCAGTTTCATGAGATTAGCCATGAGGGCGTGTATATCCTTCTGATGCAGGCCTATCGTGGGCTCGTCCAGAACATAAAGCACCCCCGACAGGCCCGAGCCTATCTGCGTGGCCAGCCTTATCCTCTGGGCCTCTCCGCGTGAGAGCGTCCTCGTTGAACGCGAAAGCGTGAGATAATCCAGACCCACGCCGGAAATAAAGCTGAGGCGAGAGTTTATTTCTTTAAGGAGCGGTGCGGCTATTTTCGCGGACGAGCCGGAAAAAGAAAGCGACGAGAAAAATTTTATCACCTCGGACACCGGCATATCGCAGATGTCCGCGATAGATTTTCCTCCTATTTTTACGGCGAGGATCTCATCCTTGAGTCTTTTACCCGAACAGAGAGGGCATATCTTTTTCCTCATATAGAGACGCGCTATCTCATCCCTGACGAAATCCGATTCCGTGGAAGAGAATCTTTCTTTGAGGGATGTGACAAGACCTTTGTAGGGTGAGGCGGATTTCGCGAGCGGCACAGATCCGTGAAGCACAAAATCCCTCTGCTGTTTGCTCAGTTTATTCCATTTCACGCCCATGGGTATTTTCATGATCCCGCAGGCTTCCTCAAGTTTTCCCTGATAATATCCGTGGGCGGCATGCACCCATCTGTGAGTGCGGGTCGTTATCGGCGAAAACCACGGGATGAGCGCGCCTTCGGAAAGGCTGCAATCCGCGTTGACGGCAAGATCCTCGTCAACCGTCATCACCTCACCCAGCCCCGTACACTCGGGACAGGCCCCGTAGGGGCTGTTGAAGGAGAAAGCCCGCGGCGAGAGATCCTTGATGCTCAAACCGCAAAACACACAGGCGTGATGGACGCTGTAAACTTTCACCATTTTTCCCACGAGGAGTTCGCACACGCCTCCCGACAGAGCGAGAGCCGCATTGAGAGAATCGGTCAGGCGTTCTTTACCCGCGCGGAACCTGTCTATTATCACGCTGATATCGTGCTTCTTTTTTTTATCCAGTTCTATTTCGCCGTCAAGATCCCGGACAATCCCGTCGACCAGGACGGACGCAAAACCCTCTTTTCTCAGCTTCAAAAAAAGTTCCGCGAAAGAACCCTTCTGGCCGCTTATGACATTCGAGCGCAGCTCTATCTCTTTGCCCTCGTGGGAGGAAAGTATATCGCTGATGATCTCGTCGGGGGAGGAACCTTTTATCACCCTGCCGCATTTCGGGCAGTGAGGTATTCCCGCGCGGGCGAAAAGCACCCTCATAAAATCATGTATTTCGGTGGTGGTGGCCACCGTCGACCGGGGATTGGCCGAGCCGCCCTTTTCCTCTATCGCTATGGCGGGGGAAAGGTTGCTTATGCTCTCCACATCCGGCTTCTGGAGTTGTTCTAAGAACTGCCTCGCGTAAGAGGAAAGGGATTCCACATAACGCCTCTGGCCCTCGGCGTAGAGGGTGTCAAAGGCCAGCGAGGACTTCCCCGAACCCGAAAGGCCGCAGATGACGACAAAACTGTTTTTCGGGATATTCAGATTGATGCCTTTCAGATTATGGGTGCGGGCGCGGACTATGACGATCTCGTCACGGTTTTTTTTCATAAGACAAAAACCTTCCCTCTTATTTTTTTAACGACGCTGTCTTTCCTGAATCCTGGCTTCGGCGCGTCTGGATAATCTATCATATAATGGGTGCCTCTGGATTCCTTCCTTGATAGGGCCGATTCAATGGTGATATCCGCCACCTGCGCTATGTTGCGCAGCTCTATGAGGTCGCGCGTGACGAGAAAATTCCAGTAGTAATCCTCTATCTCCTCAAGGATGTTCTTTATCCTGTTTCTCGCCCGGACGAGGCGCTTCATGCTCCTGACTATCCCCACATAATTCCACATAAAGCGGCGTATCTCATCCCAGTTCTGCGATATGACCACCGCCTCATCCGAGGGACGCGCGCCGTAAGTTTTCCAGAGAGCTATTTTCGGGATCTTTTTTTTCATCCTTGCGACCGCCGCAAGCGAAGAGGCCGCCCTGTGCGCGAACACCATGGCCTCGGCGAGAGAATTGGAAGCCAGGCGGTTGGCACCGTGAAGCCCCGTGCAGGCGTTCTCTCCCGCGGCGAAAAGATTTTTGATATCCGTTGCGGCGTTCTCATCCACCGCTATGCCGCCGCACATGTAATGCGCGGCCGGCACGACGGGAATGGGCGCCTTCCCCATGTCAAAGCCGTATTTTTTTACGCTCGATGAAAGATAGGGGAATTTCTTCCTCACAAAAGCCGCGCCCTTATAAGATATGTCCAGATAAACAAATTCCTCTCCGCTTTTTTTCAGAACGCCATCTATCGCCCGCGCCACGATGTCGCGCGGGGCCAATTCCATCTTCGGATGATAGTCCTTCATGAATCTTTTCCCCTGCCTGGTGAAAAGCCTTCCGCCTTCGCCGCGCACTGCCTCCGATATGAGAAAACTTTTCGCTTCCGGATGGTAGAGGCATGTGGGATGGAACTGCACGAATTCCATGTTCAATATGCGGCAGCCGGCCCTGTATGCCATGGCGACGCCGTCGCCGGTTGAGACATCGGGATTTGAGGTGTAGAGATAACTCTTCCCCGCGCCGCCGGCGGCCAGAAGTGTCGCGCGGGATTTGAAAGCCCTGATACTCAGATCTGACTCATCCAGAACATAGGCGCCCCAGCAGGATGAATCTTTGATTATAAGATTGACAGCTATGTGATTTTCAAAGATTTCTATGTTCCCGGCGCGCCTCACGCGCGAGACCAGCGCGTCCTCCACCGTCTTGCCGGTGTGGTCGTCGGCATGCACGACGCGGCGGCGGGAATGGCCGCCTTCAAGATGAAGATCATATTTTCCCGATATTTTGTTGAATTTTACCCCGTAGCCTTCCAGTTCTTTGAGACGCTCAGGCATCTCCCGCACGACGATAGCCGCTATTTTTTTATTTGACAGGCCGCCGCCTGTCTTCAAAGTGTCATTGATATGCAGATCGAAAGAATCGTCATCGGATGTGACGCAGGAGATACCGCCCTGGGCGAAAACGGTCTCGGAATCGGCGAGTTTCCTCTTGGTTACAAGGGCAACCTTCAAATCGCGCGGCTGTTTCAGGGCGGCGCAAAGCCCCGCCAGACCGGAACCTATTATAAGGACATCATAGACCATAACTCACATTCTAATTTTTATCCGCCCTCTTGGCAATCAGCATAGAAACAACCCAATCACATCAGATGCTATCAATCGCATCAGAGTTATCCATGGACGGCCGCTCACGTATGTGGTTCGCTGCCAATTCGCTCGGAGAATATGCGAAACTCCTCGCTCATACGGCCCGCTATGGGTAACGTCTGATGCTCTTAGATCGTAGTCAGCTTAGCGCTTGAAACAGGGAATGCTTTTGTTTTATTTGCGGCCGCGGCTCATGGCCACGACGCCCGCACGGACCATCTCTTTGATGCCGTAAGGCCGCAGAAGCCGGATAACGCCTTCCAGTTTTGTTTCCCGCCCGGTGAGCTCGAGTGTTATCGTGTCGGCGGAAATATCCAGTATGTTCGCGCGGAATATAGTGGCTATTTCTACTATTTCGCTGCGGGATGTTTTGGGCGCGTTCACCTTCACGAGCATGAGATCCCTTTCTATAAATTCCTCGTTTTTGAAATCAATGACCTTGATGACATCGGGGAGCTTGTTGAGCTGCTTCACCACCTGTTCCAGTATCTTGTCATCACCCTTGACGACGATCGTCATCCTGGACACATCATGCACTTCCGTCTCGCCCACCGTCAGAGACATTATGTTGAAAGCTCTCGCCGAAAAAAGTCCCGATATCTTCGCCAGCACCCCGGGTTTGTTTTCAACCATCGCCGCTATCGTGTGTTTCATTTTATCCTCCGCTTATTCCTTTTTTAATTCCGGCATTTTTCACGACATATCTATGATCTGGTCTATCGCCGCGCCGCCGGGCACAATGGGGAACACGTTCTCTTCTTTCGCCACCTGGAAATCCATGACGACCGTTTCCTTGAAGGCGAGCGCTTCTTTTATCGCCGCGTCAACATCTTTTTTGCGCTCGATTCTCATCCCCTTGAGGCCGTAGGCTTCGCCCACAAGCTTGAAATCGGGCCAATATTTTTTATCTTTTGACGACTGTGAACCCAGAAGAACGCCCGAATAACGCTTCTTATAGAACAGTTCCTGCCACTGCCTGACCATTCCCAAATAAGAATTGTTGAGTATCGCGACAATAACCTTGATGCCGTAAACTTTGGCCGTGGCAAGTTCCTGTATGTTCATCTGGGTGGAGCCGTCGCCGGCAATGTCTATGACTTCCATCTCCGGACAGGCGCGTTTGGCGCCTATGGCTCCGGGCAGGCCGTAGCCCATTGTTCCGAGGCCGCCCGAGGTGATAAAGCGGCGGGGCTTATCAAACTTATAAAACTGCTCCGCCCACATCTGATGCTGTCCGACTTCCGTGACCACCATCGCCTGACCTTTTGTGATCTGATAGAACCTGTCTATGACATACTGCGGCCTTAATATCTCGTCGTCCTTATAACAGAGGGGTTTTTTCTTAGCGACATCCGTCACCTGTTTCAGCCAGGGAGCATAGTCCGGCATTTTTTTCTTAGCACTCAGCAGAACTAACATCTGTTTGAGCACGGATTTACAGTCACCCACCACCGGAATATCAGCCGTAACATTCTTGGAAATTGACGTCGGGTCAATATCCACATGAACGATTTTCGCATGAGGGGCAAAAGCCGAAACCTTGCCCGTGACCCTGTCATCAAATCTCGCCCCCACAGCGAATATCATATCGCAGTTCTGAAAAGCGAAATTAGCCGCCTGTGTGCCGTGCATACCGGGCATACCTATAAATAATTCATCCGTTCCCGGAAACCCGCCGATGCCCATGAGGGTCAATGTCACGGGAGCATTGAGTTTCCTGACAAAAGCCGCCAGCTCCTTCGAAGCGCCGGAACTTATTATACCGCCGCCGGCGTAGATGAGAAGTTTCTTTGATGCCAGAAGCGCTTCCAGGGCCGTTTTGATCTGCCTGGGGTTTCCTTCCATGCTGGGCTTATAACCCCTTATGGACGCGTCCGGTTTCGCGTCATATTCGCATTCGGCTTTCTGTATGTCGCTGGGCACATCTATCAGCACGGGGCCAGGACGGCCGCTGCGCGCCAGATAAAAAGCCTGCGCGAATATCTTTGATATATCTCTGACATCCGTCACCAGATAATTCTGCTTGGTCACGGGCCTCGTGATGCCTGTCGTGTCGGCCTCCTGAAAAGCGTCGTTGCCCACAAGATGGGAGGCGACCTGTCCGGTGACGGCGACCATAGGTATGGAGTCCAGGAGAGCCGTGGCCAGACCTGTCACCAGATTTGTCGCTCCGGGTCCCGAGGTGGCGATACAGACACCGGTTTTCCCGGAAGCCCGCGCGTAGCCGTCGGCCATGTGAGCCGCGCCCTGCTCGTGGCGGGTGAGGAAAAGTTTGATTTTCTTATTGTCGTATATGGCGTCAAAAAGAGGTATCACACTGCCGCCCGGTATGCCGAAGACAGTATCCACGCCTTCACGCTCCAGACATTTCAGTATAATTTCCGATCCGCTCAGTTTCATAATATCCTCCCTCTCAACCCGCTAATCCTCAATTCCGTAAAATGTGATTATAGCAATTATAAAACTGCCTCGTAAAGTAGGATAATATCAAATGTCCCCGGAATATCCCCGAAAAGCGCTTTTTCGCTAGACGGAAAATTTCTAACGGATAAAAAATCTAAAATTGCGCAACTCCCCGCCTATGGCGGGTCAGACAAGCGCAATTTCCGCACGATTTTTTCTCCTAAATTTTCCTATATCGCTCTAAAGCATCTTTTCGGGAATATACCGCAGCGGATGCCTGGAGAAAGCTATTTCAGAACGGCGCCGGTGGATGCGGATGTGACCATACGGCTGTACCTTGCCAGCCACCCCGTCACTTTTTTCTTTTTTATCTTCACCGTTTTCAGCCGCTCTTTTATTTCCTTATCGCTCAAGGCGACATCGATCTTTCTATTTTTTATGTCTATTGTGATACGGTCGCCGTTTTTAAGGGCCGCTATCGGACCGCCTTCCGCGGCTTCGGGCGAAATGTGGCCTATGCACGGGCCGCGCGTCCCGCCGGAGAACCTTCCGTCGGTGATGAGCGCCACCGAAGAGCTCAAACCCATGCCCGTTATCGCCGCCGTCGGCGAGAGCATCTCGCGCATTCCGGGGCCGCCCTTCGGGCCTTCGTATCTTATAACGACGACATCGCCTTTTTTCAGTTTCCTTCCGAGGATCGCGGCCATGGCGTCCTCTTCGGATTCAAAGATCCTCGCACGGCCGGTGAATTTCATCATGGCTTTGTCCACAGCGCTCTGCTTGACGACGGCTCCGTCGGGCGCGATGTTCCCCCTGAGAATAGCTATACCGCCTTCCCTGTGATATGCTTTGTTAAGGGGCCTTATGACATCCTCGTCTATGATCTCCGCCGACCGGGCAATATCTTTTATTTTAATCCCCGACACGCTGATGTTGTCTTTGAGGAGAGGCAGCAGCCTTTTCATGACGGCGGGTATGCCTCCGGCGAACTCAAGGTCTTCCATGAAATATTCTCCGCCGGGCCTTATGTTGGTTATGTGCGGCGTCTTTTTTCCGAGCCGGTCAAAAAGCTCTATCCCCGCCTTAACGCCCGCCTCATGGGCGATGGCCGGAAGATGAAGAACCGTGTTGGTGGAACCACCGAGGGCAAGATCCGTCACAACGGCATTGTGAAAAGCTTTTTCATTCATTATGTCGCGCGCTCTGATATTTTTGCGGACAAGTTCAACGATACGCTCGCCGGAATCGTACGCTATCCTTTTTTTCTTCGCCATTCCCGCCATGGCCGTGGCGCATCCCGGCAGGCTCATTCCCATGGCCTCTATCATGCAGGAGGTGGTGTTGGCCGTGTACATCCCCTGACAGGCGCCCTGCCCGGGGCAGGCCTCCATCTCAAGGCCCTCCAGCTGGCAGAGTTTTATCTTTCCCGCCTGATAGAGCCCCACCGCCTCAAACGTGTCCCTGACAAGAGAGAGCCTCTTCCCCTTATAATTTCCGCTCATCATGGGGCCGGCCGTCACAACAATGGCGGGAATATTCAATCTGGCGGCGGCCATCAGCATGCCGGGATTTATTTTGTCACAATTCGTCAGCAGCACCAGCCCGTCGAGCTGATGGGCCTGCGTGACGGATTCTATCATGTCGGCTATGAGCTCTCTGGAGGGAAGAGAATAATACATTCCCATGTGCCCCATGGCGATACCGTCGCAGATAGCCCCCACGCCGAATATAAACGAAGCGCCGCCGCCGGCGTAGATGCCTTTTTCAATATGCCTTTCCAGATCCCTCAT
The genomic region above belongs to Candidatus Omnitrophota bacterium and contains:
- a CDS encoding DedA family protein, yielding MSGGLLIEFILLFSSFAYIGVFLLLILSGCGFPLPEEITLIMAGFLTSQEIVHIAPMFFFCFMGAFISDMV
- the ilvD gene encoding dihydroxy-acid dehydratase, whose product is MRSDKARKGFERTPNRALLYGTGLSRSEMKKPAIGIASSFSDLVPGHTGMRDLERHIEKGIYAGGGASFIFGVGAICDGIAMGHMGMYYSLPSRELIADMIESVTQAHQLDGLVLLTNCDKINPGMLMAAARLNIPAIVVTAGPMMSGNYKGKRLSLVRDTFEAVGLYQAGKIKLCQLEGLEMEACPGQGACQGMYTANTTSCMIEAMGMSLPGCATAMAGMAKKKRIAYDSGERIVELVRKNIRARDIMNEKAFHNAVVTDLALGGSTNTVLHLPAIAHEAGVKAGIELFDRLGKKTPHITNIRPGGEYFMEDLEFAGGIPAVMKRLLPLLKDNISVSGIKIKDIARSAEIIDEDVIRPLNKAYHREGGIAILRGNIAPDGAVVKQSAVDKAMMKFTGRARIFESEEDAMAAILGRKLKKGDVVVIRYEGPKGGPGMREMLSPTAAITGMGLSSSVALITDGRFSGGTRGPCIGHISPEAAEGGPIAALKNGDRITIDIKNRKIDVALSDKEIKERLKTVKIKKKKVTGWLARYSRMVTSASTGAVLK
- the ilvB gene encoding biosynthetic-type acetolactate synthase large subunit, producing the protein MKLSGSEIILKCLEREGVDTVFGIPGGSVIPLFDAIYDNKKIKLFLTRHEQGAAHMADGYARASGKTGVCIATSGPGATNLVTGLATALLDSIPMVAVTGQVASHLVGNDAFQEADTTGITRPVTKQNYLVTDVRDISKIFAQAFYLARSGRPGPVLIDVPSDIQKAECEYDAKPDASIRGYKPSMEGNPRQIKTALEALLASKKLLIYAGGGIISSGASKELAAFVRKLNAPVTLTLMGIGGFPGTDELFIGMPGMHGTQAANFAFQNCDMIFAVGARFDDRVTGKVSAFAPHAKIVHVDIDPTSISKNVTADIPVVGDCKSVLKQMLVLLSAKKKMPDYAPWLKQVTDVAKKKPLCYKDDEILRPQYVIDRFYQITKGQAMVVTEVGQHQMWAEQFYKFDKPRRFITSGGLGTMGYGLPGAIGAKRACPEMEVIDIAGDGSTQMNIQELATAKVYGIKVIVAILNNSYLGMVRQWQELFYKKRYSGVLLGSQSSKDKKYWPDFKLVGEAYGLKGMRIERKKDVDAAIKEALAFKETVVMDFQVAKEENVFPIVPGGAAIDQIIDMS
- the nadB gene encoding L-aspartate oxidase, whose amino-acid sequence is MVYDVLIIGSGLAGLCAALKQPRDLKVALVTKRKLADSETVFAQGGISCVTSDDDSFDLHINDTLKTGGGLSNKKIAAIVVREMPERLKELEGYGVKFNKISGKYDLHLEGGHSRRRVVHADDHTGKTVEDALVSRVRRAGNIEIFENHIAVNLIIKDSSCWGAYVLDESDLSIRAFKSRATLLAAGGAGKSYLYTSNPDVSTGDGVAMAYRAGCRILNMEFVQFHPTCLYHPEAKSFLISEAVRGEGGRLFTRQGKRFMKDYHPKMELAPRDIVARAIDGVLKKSGEEFVYLDISYKGAAFVRKKFPYLSSSVKKYGFDMGKAPIPVVPAAHYMCGGIAVDENAATDIKNLFAAGENACTGLHGANRLASNSLAEAMVFAHRAASSLAAVARMKKKIPKIALWKTYGARPSDEAVVISQNWDEIRRFMWNYVGIVRSMKRLVRARNRIKNILEEIEDYYWNFLVTRDLIELRNIAQVADITIESALSRKESRGTHYMIDYPDAPKPGFRKDSVVKKIRGKVFVL
- the ilvN gene encoding acetolactate synthase small subunit; this translates as MKHTIAAMVENKPGVLAKISGLFSARAFNIMSLTVGETEVHDVSRMTIVVKGDDKILEQVVKQLNKLPDVIKVIDFKNEEFIERDLMLVKVNAPKTSRSEIVEIATIFRANILDISADTITLELTGRETKLEGVIRLLRPYGIKEMVRAGVVAMSRGRK
- the uvrA gene encoding excinuclease ABC subunit UvrA, which encodes MKKNRDEIVIVRARTHNLKGINLNIPKNSFVVICGLSGSGKSSLAFDTLYAEGQRRYVESLSSYARQFLEQLQKPDVESISNLSPAIAIEEKGGSANPRSTVATTTEIHDFMRVLFARAGIPHCPKCGRVIKGSSPDEIISDILSSHEGKEIELRSNVISGQKGSFAELFLKLRKEGFASVLVDGIVRDLDGEIELDKKKKHDISVIIDRFRAGKERLTDSLNAALALSGGVCELLVGKMVKVYSVHHACVFCGLSIKDLSPRAFSFNSPYGACPECTGLGEVMTVDEDLAVNADCSLSEGALIPWFSPITTRTHRWVHAAHGYYQGKLEEACGIMKIPMGVKWNKLSKQQRDFVLHGSVPLAKSASPYKGLVTSLKERFSSTESDFVRDEIARLYMRKKICPLCSGKRLKDEILAVKIGGKSIADICDMPVSEVIKFFSSLSFSGSSAKIAAPLLKEINSRLSFISGVGLDYLTLSRSTRTLSRGEAQRIRLATQIGSGLSGVLYVLDEPTIGLHQKDIHALMANLMKLKETGNSVCVVEHEEAVMLAADWIIELGPGAGALGGEVVFEGTPSQMLKSGKSLTGKYLRNPLSVKKIKKQNKGFIRIKGASQFNLKKIDVDIPMGVLTCVTGVSGSGKSTLIEDILMNALRKKLYGGREEPGLHTGIEGFEKIDKALVIDQSPIGRTPRSNPVTYTKAWDEIRALFAAMPLARSRGYKSGQFSFNVKSGRCGACGGDGLIKVEMNFLPDVYVKCDVCEGRRYSGETLEVTFKGQNIHDVLEMSVNQAGDFFSAHKKIMSKLKMLQDVGLGYLKLGQSATTLSGGEAQRVKLSRELAKSATGRTLYFLDEPTTGLHFADIEKLLGVLHGLTAKGNTVVVIEHNMDVIKTADWVIDLGPGGGDFGGRLLFQGTPEDIVSCGRSFTGQYLKKKGKREGEKRMSYR